The region ATGAGTTCGTCAACACTGTCCCCACTAAAGGATTTAATACGGAGAAAATCAAAGTGACGCTGGGCAACTCGAAAACGGTCACTTTCCACTTCTGGGACGTAGGCGGCCAGGAGAAGCTGAGGCCGCTGTGGAAGTCGTACACAAGGTGCACCGATGGCATTGTGTTTGTGGTGGACTCTGTCGATGTTGAGAGAATGGAGGAGGCCAAAACAGAACTTCATAAGATCACTAGGATATCTGAAAATCAAGGAGTGCCTGTCCTTATCATTGCTAACAAGCAGGACTTGAGGAactctctctccctttctgaaaTTGAGAAAATGTTAGCGATGAGTGAGCTGAGTTCTTCAACTCCCTGGCATTTGCAGCCTACCTGTGCAATCATTGGAGATGGACTCAAAGAGGGACTGGAGAAACTACATGATATGATAATTAAGCGAAGGAAAATGTTGaggcagcagaaaaagaagagatgagTTTTATTTTGACCTTTCTATTTTAGAGTAGTTACTTGGTCAAAATTTGACATAAGACAGCTTCCAAACCCAGGCCTGCTTGTTTGGATGCCGTTAAGTTAGCTACGTTAAACAATCAGTTGCACAACCTTGCCGTGTGGAAGGCTGTGCAgttatggaattttttttttttttaaaactagtcTCTTCTGAGTTTTATGGCTCTGCATTATTTCAGAAGCCCTAATAGATGATGTAATACTATCAGGAAATGGATGGGTGGGTATATGTGACATGGATGTCTAAATAGCCAAATAAAATGAGGGTTTTTTGCTTAGTGTTGTGTTCATATGTTTGAGGGTGCCCTCTGCAAGCAATTTGCATTGAAGGTGTTCtgtgtttttaaacttttaatgctCGTAAGTGGAGTGTTTAGGTGAACATtatacagctttaaaaacatGTATGAAGCTAGTAACCCATTCTTTTGAGAGGCTGTTTTTTACCTTGTTTGGGGATTTCTATGAAAGCTTGGCTACATGTGtagggttgttgggtttttttttttaatttggcacTTTGAATTTGAATCCTGTTCAGTTCAAATACTTGAAGTTTCAAGTGCTGTGGATTCTTCAACTgataaaagaaagactttttGACAAGTGAAAAATGTAGACAACATGCTGGAGCATGAAAAAGTGGTTTCCCAACATATAGCATGTTTTTGGTAtgtaaggtttttattttttagaagtaGCCATTCCTCATTATGCAGTGCTAATCAGGTTTAAACTGTTACTCAAAATTAGTAATTTATTTCTGGATTATGAGTATTATGTCCTGCTACTATCAAgttaaaagtaaattaattgcAGTAAAGGAGCTATAAAGAACAACTCTGGCTGCTGTGGTTCTAACCAGCGCAGCATTCTTTGCTCTACTGGTGACTTTCCTGgcaataaaacaaaattataatgAAGTAAAGATGGAGTTAGAATTAGCAGAGCACATCTTGTATCTCTCCGAAGTACCCCATTTTATTAAAGTGGTATTGCTATGTCACTTTCAAcgtatgctttttttttattgtgactCTTAAAGTATTTTGTGGTTAGGAATGTAATAATGCTTTATACACTCAAACATTTGACACTAccgggggttggggggaggggggagtgggggAAGAAGATTTTCAAGATGGGCCTGTGTTCTGCTTTAATTATGCTTTAAGCTGTTCTTGTTTACAGAGTGTGCAAACAGTGTTAACTGGGCAGGATAGTGCTTGACGGAAAAGGGAGGGTAGTTTTTCTTACTGGTACAGAGCTTCAAGTGACTCTTTAGATACTTGGCTAGCAATTAAAAGGGCTAAAACAGAGCCTGGATTTTTAAGACTAACTTTAGTGGTGCTGTAAAAATTCAGAATGTTAGATTCTCTTTAAACTTTTGTTGGAaataccagattaaaaaaaaaaaagtaaaaaagaaaaaaagaaatagcaaaatcTATTTCCTCCTCTTACTCAACCAGCAAAGTAATAGACTTTTCTTACCTGCTGCCATGTATCAGGAGGATGACAGCTACAAACATGAATGTCAATCAATGTAACTTAggtatgtttgaaaaaaaaaaaaaaatcaatctttttaACCAGCAGCTGTTCGTCCAGGAGGTAACCAAAAATGCACTTTAGTGTCTTCAATAACTGAAAGTGacagctgttttttttaaatgacatcttGGTCCTTTTTGAATAAACTGAAGTAGCTTCCAGTGGAGCTTTTGTATGTTGGTTATATATGTACCTGCACTGGTGACATTGTAAGTCACTTACTCAAGTAATGTCTATATTTATAGAAATGTGGATGACTTCTTAAACCTCAATAAACAATTCAAAACAAGCCTGCAGAGAGAAGGTGTCTGACTTCTTGTACTGCAGCGGTACGTTCTTACCAGCTTCTGTGCATGTGATGTTAGTAACAGTAGAACTGTTTCTGTTGAAAACCAAAGGTATAAATGTGGTGAGGCTCGTAAACGTCACAGTGTTATAAATTGCAGGTATCTCATTAAAAACTTTAAATGAGTGGCATGTCTGTATATTCACAGAAGAAATACTAACTGCAGTGACTCCGTTCTGAAGTGATAGATCTTGCATAATTCGAAAAATCTTATGTGGCTGAACCTATTTTGTGTTACATGCAATATTTAATAGGCGATGTTGGGCATTTATCACATGTACTCACAGGTGGTACTTAATTTAGTATCTTCAGGATCATATGTCTAAAGCTGTCCGAGGGATTCACGTGTACTTAAACCTTGGGTGAATTTCCTCCTAGGATTTAAGTAGAATGTGTCAAGAGATATGAAAGCTTCTAATTAGTTTCAGGACCTGAACATAGGCAAGGCAAACTTCATTTAGCCTGCAAATCAAAATGGCTAAGTTTGAGAGAGAAGTTTAGATATTCTCTtgcaaacctgattttttttttcatgtctgtttATGTAACTGATTGCATGTCAAAATGTAGGTTACTGACAGTCAGTCTTGAGGAAAAAGTGCTGCTGAGCCCTATGAATTTGGGTTGTAATTGGTATAACATTGGCTAACACAGGGCTACTAGGCTGAGGCTGGCTCTTCCGTATGCAGTGAACAAACTGTATGATTCCAAATAATTGCTTCATTTAGAATATTCATGAGGCTTCTATTGGGAACAGTTGAAAAGGCATCCTGCTTGAAAAAGTCAactgttttatttgtattaaacATGCTAGTGTTTATCTGGTGACAGTCTAAAGTCTTATGTGTATAAAAACTTAAGTGAATGATTTTGAATACAAAGACATGACCGATCTGTAGCACTCTGGGGGAAGACGTGAGAGAGGGTGGGGAGTAGTGTTTCTAAAATGTTATTGTTGTTACCGTGTGATATTTAATACTGACTTGGAAGTAGAAGACTTTGGGTGGGGGATGAGTTTCATATTCAACCTATACCTTTATCTGTACCAGAACTGTTTTGCTGCAATATTACAGTAACTGAGTAAAATACACAAATGTAGCTGTACCTCCAACACTGTGTTCTGTCTTACTATGACAAAGTCTTCCACTTGAACAAAATGCTAATTGCAAGTAGAGCATTTGGTATCTCAGCCAACTGAGTTTCTGCTGGCAGAGTTCTGTCAGCCTGGGATCACTTTCTTCCGTACGATGAATTGACAGTTCTGGCCTAAATACTGGTATGTGTAAGAAAATCTTGAGAGGAGCTGAATAAGCAGGTGTAATTTTGTTACAATGTTGGAGTTGCacaacttaaattttaaaataatttttgctaaaATAGGTTACAAATTGCACTGTTCTTCAAGGCATTGAAAAAGTTAAGTATCTTTAACTGCTTCTACTTTAAGGAGGTATGGAAGTGCATTTAAATCAGTGCAGCACTGTCAAAAACAAGCCACAAGGTCTTGTAACCTTATCGCTGTTGTCCTAGCTTACAAAAGTTGGTATGACATTGCCTCAGCTGTTTATAAACATGCAGTCATTTAAAGTTAACCAGCCCTCAGGATCTGGTCTCTGTTTTCTAGCTGTGTAGCTGTGTATTAGCTTATGACCATTTCAGCTAGAAAAAGTACTGTAGGATATGGTGAGAGTCCGTCATGTTCTTGACATGACTTTAAGTTGTGTTGTGCTGAATGTGCATTTACATTCgagaaaatacaaataatggTTTTCAGCTACGTGATAAGTGAAACCTTTCTtctaattttcatgttttattgagACATGATTGATCCTTTTTGTGTGGAAAGCAGTACCCACAGCCAGCCCACAGTTCCCAGCCTGACTTAGTTGGGTGCTTCCGTACTACCTTACAGAGCACTTTGGTCCTGTAGGAGTTTACTACCAGAGACACGGTAGTCACAGAGCAGCCAGGAGCTGGTAGCAGTCTGGTCGGGCGGGTGCTAGCTAAGTCCTGGACCCCAGCAGGTCTGCATGAGGGCAGCTCTGCCTTCTTGAGGGGGGATTATCTGCATCTTGGATCATCTGTTTACAAATAGCAGGGTGTTAATTAATGTCTGGCTGAAACTTTTTGTTAAGAGATGCGTGTCATTCTTGGCATGGGAGGAGGATTTAGATACTGTGTTAATGCTGCAAAGAAGGATTTGGTAAAGCAGAGTGTGAAAAACATAGCCAATCTGCATATACTATATATAGGGCACTGCCCCTAACATGTAGTCTTGATTCAGCTGGGTGGATTGCAATGCATGAAGGCTAGCAAACGTGTGCTCATAATGCTGTCTTCCTTTAACTTCTGAGAGAGAAATCTAGGCATGAATCAGTGCTTTTTGGATCAGTGTTTTCGATCACTTCACTGGTGGGTGACTCATCTTTTGAGAGGGTCACAGTTTACAACCTCGTAGCTTCGTGTCCCCGAGCTAAAAACAATTCTTGTCCCTACTGGAGGGGATGTGTAGGGGAGCTGTGAATGGACATTGTCTTCTGTTTGCTTACTCTGGGGGATaaggaaagcatttattttttattttctttaatcctGACTGACATAGGTATGTAAAGGCCAGCCCCTCTCATGCTGCTCTGTAGGCTGTGATTATTTTTAGGAGCAGTACAAgactgcagagctgtgtggaTAAACTCTGGAGTGTGTTTTTAAACTGAAGGGAAATACATGGCGTGACTTCGCAGCAGGGTTACACCTGGGGTTGTCATATGGGCTCCCACAGCCTTCCTACCTATCTGAGAACAAaatacagggctgatacatagcTGGTAACTTTGCCTTTCTTCATAGCATTAGTCAGGCTTCTTAAACCAACTGTAAAGAAGCAAACACAGTTTCAAAGACCtagctgaaaaaaatcccaagcagcGAATTAAGGACTTGAGTTTCTCCCTGCCAGTGCCCTGTTTTATTGGGGCTGGCTATGAGTGACTGCAAGTACCCGTGTGGTGGCTGGGGGACgctgcctgcagccagcctgCTCGCCGCCGGGCCTGGTGAGTGGCACAGTCACCAAGTAGTCACATACTGAATTTATTCAAAGGCAAAGCCAAAATCTAAGGAGAAAAAACAGGCAGGGAAGCCAGACAGTGCTTCCAGACTAAATACCTACTTGCAAACAACTCAGGAAGGTAAAAGATGATAATCCCTGAGCTGTGAAGATTACATATTTACACAGCTGTTCAATCAGAATTAAGAGCTAAAGATGACAGAATAGTTAGAAAGGAGAAAGTCAAGTACAGTTGTTGGCTGTGGGGTGTGTGGAGGAAGAGAAGACTTGAAACTGTGGGGTCTTCCTagcttttcaaaatatattgagCCTTAAGGGAAATAGATATGCTTTTAGGCTGCTTAATTGGTTTAAAAATCCTTATTGTTTTATGCACTGTAGTTTTCCTATTGCTGAAATGAAACAATAACTCATTTAAGAAAGCCACCTAATCACCACATTAATCTCAGAGTGCACTGACAAAGGAGAAGGTTAGCAGGGGTGTTGAGCCTTGTTAAATGTGCTGACGGCTCCTGGCTGGCTCACAGGCTGCTGtatttcaaggtcttttctaaaaATAGCGGAATGGTAGAATTTAGGTCACGCAAGGTAAAGGTGTGAAGCCTGATACCTCCAGACACCACACACAGTCCTGAGATGCCACCAACCCTGTAACTGCTTATCTTCTGTTACCACTTTAtgaatgataaataaaaataatttcctttggaGTGTaacattttcattgctttcccATTCCAAAGTCATTTGTCCTGAGAGATTTAACAGGTTTTGATGCTGGAATGTCATTGAGTCGGGTGTTACAGGGATGAGTTTGTAACTGAATAGGGTTGGGAAAGTGTGTTCACTGCTGCTGCGGTGACTTTGGTTAGCTAAAACCAGTCTTCTTGTAAAGCTGGCTTAACATGGACATAGATAACCTAAAAGAGGgacattttctaaaaatattttcttatttctaacaTTAGCTGAACTCTGCTGATCTTATAATTATTGAATGCCGTTGTAGGCTTGGGCTACCACTGGTTTTTTGACACCAGTTGCATGATGATCTTTAAGATGCCTTCAACCATTTGCAGACTGTAACGTCTCTACAGTAAGACTGCATTTATATATCCATGATGTATGTTTTTAGCTATTTGAGGTGTTTCTGTGGgtcaatttagtttttcaaagaaaccTGATTCTTTGTGAAACATAGATTATCAATGTCTCAGCAAACACAATTTATTCCTATTTGGTTCCAGTTACAAGTGATAGGGTAAAATGGCAATCTGCAGATTATTAGTAGCACTATTTCCCTTAAACTCCAGCTATTGAGTTTCTATTTGAATCAAATATATTCCATTTTTCTTGAATATACTGTATGTTGTATCGGAGATTAATTGTGCTAACCTGAGAAATACTAGCCTCCCTGATTTTAATTAGCTAGAAATTTGACTTGTACATTTAAAGTCACTGTAATTCAGTTATAATCAGTCAGGTTATGCTGGAGACAAATGGGATTCATGGACTGAGCCCACACTGATGCTTTTTGACAGATCTCATATTGCTACTTCAATGCGCATGCATTACCCTGTGCTATGGTAGCACTGGTACCAGCAAACTATATTTCTGTGTTATTCAGCAATTGTATCTCTGCCACTTCATCATAACTTGCTTATATACAATGTTTGCTTATGTCCTGCTATTGCTGTAATCATGATAGAGGACCATTTGAAAAAATTCTGTATAAGGACTCAGCTGTACATCGCAACTTTAAAACAAATACACCAAACTACATGATACAAAATACTGGAGTTAATGCTGACAGCTGGAAGTTTAAGACTGAAGACTGGTCCAGCCCAGCTACTGCATGCTGGTCATTTTATACTTGAAATCTCTTCATCTACGTGTAAAGCAAGAATCTCATAGTTGCTCTTACATTTAAATTCATGCTTAAAAGTGCgtatt is a window of Athene noctua chromosome 2, bAthNoc1.hap1.1, whole genome shotgun sequence DNA encoding:
- the ARL4A gene encoding ADP-ribosylation factor-like protein 4A is translated as MGNGLSDQTPILSSLPSFQSFHIVILGLDSAGKTTVLYRLQFNEFVNTVPTKGFNTEKIKVTLGNSKTVTFHFWDVGGQEKLRPLWKSYTRCTDGIVFVVDSVDVERMEEAKTELHKITRISENQGVPVLIIANKQDLRNSLSLSEIEKMLAMSELSSSTPWHLQPTCAIIGDGLKEGLEKLHDMIIKRRKMLRQQKKKR